The following DNA comes from Chloroflexota bacterium.
GCGCCTCTTTGAGCGGCTTATCCTGCCGAAACTGCCTCACGCTGCGCCGCGTCAGGATGACTTCCCAGAATTCCATGGACTTTCACCTCGCCAGTTGCAGTTTCCAGTCGCGCACGCTCTCCATCAGCGCGTAATCCGTCAGGTCCAACTTCAGCGGCGTGATGGACACATAGCCGTGCTTGATGGCCCAGAAGTCCGTCCCCTCCAGCGGTTCGCCGTCGGGCGGGTCGCCGCCGATCCAGTAGTAACTCTCGCCGCGCGGGTCCTTGCGCTCAATCAGCACGTCCTTGTACACCCTGCGGCCCAGGCGCGTAACCAGGATGCCCTTGAGCGCCTCGTAGGGAAGCGCGGGGACGTTCACGTTCAGCAGCGCCCCAGGGGGAAGGCCGCGCGCCAGCACCTCGCGCGCCACCTGTTCCACCACCCGCGCCGCCGGCTCAAAATCCCACCCCTCCCATCCGTCCACCGAAGCGGCGATGGCGGGGATTCCGGAGACTACGGCTTCCATGGCGGCGGCCACCGTGCCCGAGTACGTTACGTCTTCGCCCATATTCGGCCCCTTGTTGATGCCGGACACCACCAGGTCGGGCCGTTTGTCCAGGATGCCCAGCAGCGCCAGCGCCACGCAGTCCGAGGGCGAGCCTGTGGTAACCCACGCCTCCGAGCCGTCGGCCAGGGCCCCGCGCCGCACCCGCATGGGCTTGTGCATGGTCTTGGTGTGGCCGGCCGCCGACCAACTGTGGGCGGGCGCGAACACCGCCACCTCGCCTAGCCGCCCCAGCGCCTGCTTCAGCGCCGCCAGGCCGGGCGAATCTATGCCGTCGTCGTTGGTGATGAGGATGAAGGGCATGTCGCCTCCTTCTACGCGATGAGGTCCCACGCGCGCCGCTCCCTCCACGCCACGGGCGCGACCGGAGCCGCCGATGAACTCTGCTTGTCCTTCTCCGGCTCGGGCCTGTGGATCACCTGCGCGCGAACCTTCTCGCTCTCCGTGGTATTCCCCGCCGAATCGTAGGCCACCGCGTGAATCGTGTGCGTCTCGGTGTACCCGTGCGTGTCCGAGATGATGGACATGCCGTTGGCCCACACCTGTATCAGTCGCCCCTCCTCGTCCGTGATCACCTCTGTTACGGTGATCACGCCCTCCGTAACGACGCCATCGGGGCCGGTAATCGGGCCGGTCGTCGTGATGACCGTGCCCGGAATTGGGATCGTGTCCGACATGGTGATCGTCCACTTGAGGCTATAGGGGGCCACCGTGGTGAACCCCACCGACTGCCCGTCCACGAAGAACTCCACCCGATCCATGGACAGGTTGTCGCGCGCATCCACCTGGATGTTGATGTAGTCGTCCTGTTCCTTGATGTACACCCGGCCCTCGTCGGGGTTGATGACGGTGATCTTGGGCGGCTGATTGTCCACGTTGACCTGGATGGCCGCCTGGCGCACGCCCTGATCATGGCGCACGACCGTCAGTTGGAGCGTGTACAGGCCGTCCAGTTGGCTCACATCCCAGTATTCCAGCGGCCCGTTGCTCACCTGATTGTAGTGCTCGCCGCCGATTTGGCTCCAGGCCGAGGGGTTCAGCCCCTTGCCGTACTCCAGCCGCCAATAGTGGAAGTTGTCCGAGCGGGCGTTGCCCATGATGACCACGCCGCCCCGCACGTAGGAATAGGGCGCGGGCGAGATGATAGCCACGTCGCCCTGCGCGGGGCCGGGGCCGTACATGTCGTCGTACTCGGTCGGGGGCTGCGGGATGCCCTGCTCGCGCACCCAGTCGGCGGCGCGCGGCGGATAGATTTCGTACACCCGCGACTCCACCAGTTCCGGCGGCGTGTACACCGTCGCCAACTTGCCCGTGAGTTTGTTGACTTTGAACTCGCGGTGCATGTCGCACGGCTGGGTTGGTTCGGTTCCGGCGATGAAGATTTCCTTCACCTGGCTGGGACAGTGCTCGGTCGGCAACAAGCCCGACAGCGGGCACACGTACACCTCAATGATTCCGGGCGGCCGCTTGAATTCCATCACCGGCAAGTTCTCGTGCACCTTCTCCATGAAGTCATGCCAGATGGGCCCGACTGCGCGGCTTGCCGGAATACGGCCCATCGGCTCGTAGTCCGTGTTGCCACACCACACGCCGGTAACCAACTGCGGCGTGTAGCCGATGATCCAGTCGTCGCGGAAGTCGTTGGTGGTGCCGGTCTTGGCTCCTGCGGGTCGGCTCAATTTCAGCGCACTGTTAGGGCCGAAGGCCGCCGCCCGCGCGTTGTTGTCCGACATGATGTGCTGCATCAGGTAGGCCAGTTGGGGGCTGAGCACTTCGCGCGTCTGCGGCTGCGTGAACTGCTTGAGTACCTTGCCGTTGCGGTCGGTAACCAGCAGGATGGCTACCGGGTCCAACTGGCGGAACCCTGGGCGGAGCCTGCTGGGGGGCACCGGCTGGCCGGCCATCACCCCGTTGTTGGCGAACACGCTGTAGGCATAGGTCATGTCCAGGAGCGTAACCTCGCCGCCGCCCAGCGTCAGGCTCAAGCCGTAGAAGTCCTTGGTCAGCGTGTTGATGCCCATCTGGTGCGCCGTGTTGATGACGTTCTTGACACCCACCTTGCTCAGCATCTCCACGGCGGGGATGTTGAGCGACCGCGCCAGCGCCAGGCGCATCCGCACCGGCCCGCTGTACCTCAAACTGTAGTTTTCGGGCACGTAGGGCGGGTTCGGATAATCGTCAAACGCCTGTCGCACGTCCAGGAGCATCGTCGCGGGGGTGTACCCCTGCGCCAGGGCCGTAACGTAGGTGAACGGCTTGAACGAAGACCCGGGCTGCCGCTCCGACAGCGCGCAGTTCACCTGGCCCTTGATGGTCGTGCTGAAGTAGTCCAGCGACCCCACCATCGTCAGAATCTCGCCGGTGTTCGGTCGGATGGCGACGACGGCTGCGTTGTTGATGTCCCAACCGTCGGCCTGCAACTTGGCGATCTGCTCGCGGGCCAGTTGCTCGGCCAACTTCTGCATGTCGTAGTCCAGCGTCGTGTACACCTTCAGCCCGCCGCGGTAGACCATGTCGGCGCCGAATTCGTCCACGAGGAGTTGGCGCACATACATGGAGAAGTGCGGGGCGTCAATCTCAAATCGCTGCTGTGGAGCGATGTACAATGGCGTGTATTTCGCCTCCACCGCCTGCTCTTCGGTGATATACCCCTCGCGCAGCATCTGATCCAGCACCAGGTGCTGGCGCTCTTTCGCCTTCTCCGGGTTGTCAATGGGGTTCATCCCCGGGTACTGGGGGATGGCCGCCAGCATGGCGCACTCGGCGAGGTTCAGGTCGCGCACGCTCTTGCCGAAGTAGGTCTGCGCGGCCGCCTCCACGCCGTAGGCCAAGTTGCCGTAGAAGTTGTTGTTCAGGTACCACTCCAGAATCTTGTCCTTGCCCTCGCGCCCGGGGTAGCGGCGGGAAATCTCCAGCGCAAGAATCGCCTCCTTGATTTTGCGCTCGTAGGAGATGACGTAGCGCTCCTCGGGCGGGATGAGGACGTTCTTCACCAACTGCATGGTGATGGAACTGGCGCCCTGGATTTGCTCGCCGCGCAGGTTGGACAGGGCCGCGCGCGCGATGCCCCGCAGGTCCACGCCCGGGTTCGCGTAGAACGTCCGGTCCTCAATCGCAATCGTGGCCTGGCGCAGGTACAGGGGAATCTGGTCCAGGGGGATGTAGGTGCGGTCGCCCCACTTCGGGTCAAAGATCTCGTACAGCAGGTGCTGGCCTGTGCGATCGTAGATTTTCGTCGTCTCAAAGTCCTGCTGGGCGATTTCAATCGCGCTGGGGTCGGGCAAATCCTGCGCGAAGTAGGCGTACACGCCCACCACGGCGGCCACGCCCGTCAGCGCGAGGGTGAGCACCCCGCCGAGGGCCAGGGCCACGAAGGCCAAGGCCGCCTTCGCAAAAAGGCTCATCCCGCCGTTCTTGCGGGCGCGACGACGTAGTAGAACCTGTTTGGTAGATCTTCTCATCGCTCTATGCCTGTGGACACGAGGTATGGTACGTGCGTTATACTATCAGAAAAGGGTATGCGCGGCAAATGGGGGGCGTCGCGGGATTGGCTCCGTCTTGTGTTGGCGACCGAGGTGCGACGCACTTTCGGAAGTGCGTCGCACATTGCGGCAAGGGTATGCGCGGCAAATGGGGGCGTCGCAATCGTAGGTCGTAGGAGCGACCCGCGGGTCGTCCCTACGACACCTTCTCCAACACGACGAAATGCGACAGGCCGAAGACGCGCAGGGGCGTGCGCTCCAGCGCATACGTAACCGCGCGGAACAGCCGCCCCAGCAAGGGCCTGCGAGCGGCAATCTTGTCGTACCCAGGGTAAATCTGGGTGAACAGGATCACGCGGCACGGCAGCCCTCGCCACAGCCGCGCCAGCCCGCCCGGCGTGTAGGCCCGCACGTGGGGGCACAGGCGGTTGCGCACAGGGTTGGGCAGCCAGTTGACGAGCGGGATGTTCCCAAAGCGGTAGCGCCCCCGCCAGTAGCACCCGTGCGTCTCAAACGGATACAGGCGATTGGGCACGAAGATGACCAGTCGGCCGCCGGGCCTCAGCACGCGAACCGCCTCGGCCACGGCCTGCCGGTCGTCGTCCACGTGCTCCAGCACCTCATGGGACAGCACTGCGTCAAAGAAGCCGTCGGGGAAGGGCAACTTCTCGGCGGGCGCGACCTGGCAGTTGGGCACGGCCTCCCGCGCCTCCGCCACCTTGTCGGGGTCCACATCCACGCCCCAGGCTTCAGCGCCGTGCTCCTGCAGCCGCCGCGTGTAGAACCCGATGCCGCAGCCCACGTCCAGCACCCGCGCGCCCTCCAGCGGCGCGTAGCGCCGAATCATGCCCATGCGGCGATCTTGGCCGAAATCCCAGGCCGCGCTGGGCCTCCCCAGCCGAATGTCCTTCTCTTCCTGACTCATCATTTCAACCCAACGTAGATGGCGACGGTCCCCATCATCAGTTTCTGACACGCCACGGAGCGGAAGCCGGCCGCTTCCAACGTGCGCATGACCTGGGCGCTGGTCATGAAGCGGTTGAGCGACTCGGGCAGGTAGGTGTACGCTTCGGGATCTCGCACCAGGACCCGACCCAGCAAGGGCACGACGCGGTTGAAGTACAGCCCGAACAGCGGGCGAAACACCGGCGCCGTCGGCTGGCAAATCTCCATGCACGCCACCCGCCCGCAGGGGCGCAGCACCCGCCACATCTCGGCGAACAGCGCGGCCACGTCCACCGCGTTGCGCAGCGCGAACGCCGACGTTACGGAGTCAAACGTGTTGTCGGCAAAGGGCAGCCGCAGCCCGTCCGCCTGAACCAGGCTCACGCCGGGTGTCTCCTCCAGGCGGCCCAACTTCCACTGCGCGATGCGCAGCATGGGGCGCGAGAAATCCAGCGCCACCACGCGCCGCGCCGGGGTTCTCGCGGCCAGGAGGCGAGTTACATCACCCGTGCCCGCGGCCACGTCCAGCACCAGCCCGCCGTCGGGCACGTTGGCCCGCTCCACAAGCGTACGCCGCCAGGCCATGTCGCGCCCCAGCGACAGGATTCGGTTCATCATGTCGTAGTGCCCGGCCATTCGCGCGAACATCGCCTGCACGTAGCGGCGTTTCTCT
Coding sequences within:
- the surE gene encoding 5'/3'-nucleotidase SurE, encoding MPFILITNDDGIDSPGLAALKQALGRLGEVAVFAPAHSWSAAGHTKTMHKPMRVRRGALADGSEAWVTTGSPSDCVALALLGILDKRPDLVVSGINKGPNMGEDVTYSGTVAAAMEAVVSGIPAIAASVDGWEGWDFEPAARVVEQVAREVLARGLPPGALLNVNVPALPYEALKGILVTRLGRRVYKDVLIERKDPRGESYYWIGGDPPDGEPLEGTDFWAIKHGYVSITPLKLDLTDYALMESVRDWKLQLAR
- a CDS encoding transglycosylase domain-containing protein encodes the protein MSLFAKAALAFVALALGGVLTLALTGVAAVVGVYAYFAQDLPDPSAIEIAQQDFETTKIYDRTGQHLLYEIFDPKWGDRTYIPLDQIPLYLRQATIAIEDRTFYANPGVDLRGIARAALSNLRGEQIQGASSITMQLVKNVLIPPEERYVISYERKIKEAILALEISRRYPGREGKDKILEWYLNNNFYGNLAYGVEAAAQTYFGKSVRDLNLAECAMLAAIPQYPGMNPIDNPEKAKERQHLVLDQMLREGYITEEQAVEAKYTPLYIAPQQRFEIDAPHFSMYVRQLLVDEFGADMVYRGGLKVYTTLDYDMQKLAEQLAREQIAKLQADGWDINNAAVVAIRPNTGEILTMVGSLDYFSTTIKGQVNCALSERQPGSSFKPFTYVTALAQGYTPATMLLDVRQAFDDYPNPPYVPENYSLRYSGPVRMRLALARSLNIPAVEMLSKVGVKNVINTAHQMGINTLTKDFYGLSLTLGGGEVTLLDMTYAYSVFANNGVMAGQPVPPSRLRPGFRQLDPVAILLVTDRNGKVLKQFTQPQTREVLSPQLAYLMQHIMSDNNARAAAFGPNSALKLSRPAGAKTGTTNDFRDDWIIGYTPQLVTGVWCGNTDYEPMGRIPASRAVGPIWHDFMEKVHENLPVMEFKRPPGIIEVYVCPLSGLLPTEHCPSQVKEIFIAGTEPTQPCDMHREFKVNKLTGKLATVYTPPELVESRVYEIYPPRAADWVREQGIPQPPTEYDDMYGPGPAQGDVAIISPAPYSYVRGGVVIMGNARSDNFHYWRLEYGKGLNPSAWSQIGGEHYNQVSNGPLEYWDVSQLDGLYTLQLTVVRHDQGVRQAAIQVNVDNQPPKITVINPDEGRVYIKEQDDYINIQVDARDNLSMDRVEFFVDGQSVGFTTVAPYSLKWTITMSDTIPIPGTVITTTGPITGPDGVVTEGVITVTEVITDEEGRLIQVWANGMSIISDTHGYTETHTIHAVAYDSAGNTTESEKVRAQVIHRPEPEKDKQSSSAAPVAPVAWRERRAWDLIA
- a CDS encoding class I SAM-dependent methyltransferase, whose amino-acid sequence is MMSQEEKDIRLGRPSAAWDFGQDRRMGMIRRYAPLEGARVLDVGCGIGFYTRRLQEHGAEAWGVDVDPDKVAEAREAVPNCQVAPAEKLPFPDGFFDAVLSHEVLEHVDDDRQAVAEAVRVLRPGGRLVIFVPNRLYPFETHGCYWRGRYRFGNIPLVNWLPNPVRNRLCPHVRAYTPGGLARLWRGLPCRVILFTQIYPGYDKIAARRPLLGRLFRAVTYALERTPLRVFGLSHFVVLEKVS
- the ubiE gene encoding bifunctional demethylmenaquinone methyltransferase/2-methoxy-6-polyprenyl-1,4-benzoquinol methylase UbiE gives rise to the protein MSTTSFRTPEEKRRYVQAMFARMAGHYDMMNRILSLGRDMAWRRTLVERANVPDGGLVLDVAAGTGDVTRLLAARTPARRVVALDFSRPMLRIAQWKLGRLEETPGVSLVQADGLRLPFADNTFDSVTSAFALRNAVDVAALFAEMWRVLRPCGRVACMEICQPTAPVFRPLFGLYFNRVVPLLGRVLVRDPEAYTYLPESLNRFMTSAQVMRTLEAAGFRSVACQKLMMGTVAIYVGLK